CCAATTTTGGATTCACACCGAAGTGATCCATAAGTTGCCGCGTTGGTTTGAATATATATTTGTCACACCTTCTCACCACCGCGTACACCACGGCAAAAATGAATTGTATGTAGATAAGAATTTCGGCACCACGTTTATTCTGTGGGACCGTCTGTTTGGCACCTTTCAGGAAGAAACCGAAGCACCGGTATACGGCATTACCAAACCCGTCGAATCCCAAAACGTGATTTACCTGAATTTCCACGAATGGCGCGACATCATTAAAGATGTACGTCGGGCCAAATCGTTACGCGAAGCGTTTGCCATTTTGTTTGGTCCGCCTTAAAAAAACGTCGGCGAGGCTTGGAGCGGGGGCGCCCAACCCTCGCCGACGTTAAAAATGACGACATTAATTGGTGTTTCAGTGTTGGCGGTGAGAACACCACCAACGGCGTAAACTCCTCATTCATCATTCGAAAAATTCGTCATTCGCTCTAAAGTCCAAAGGCCGCTTTGACCGCGTCGACGTAATCGAGCTTCTCCCACGTAAACAGCTCCACCTCCACTTCTGCCCGCTGACCTGCATTTTCGAATACCTTCGTCACCATTCTGGGCTCCCGGCCCATGTGGCCGTACGCCGCCGTCTCCGAATAAATCGGGTTGCGAAGCTTCAACCGCTGCTCAATGGCATACGGCCGCAAATCAAAGACGCTTTCTACCAGCTTGGCAATCTCGCCGTCGCTCAATTTCTTCCCGTTCTCGCCCTTCACCTTCGCCGTGTCGTACGTGTTCACGTACAATCCGCAGGGCTTGGCCACCCCGATGGCGTACGATACCTGCACCAGCACTTCGTCGCACACACCCGCCGCCACCAGGTTCTTGGCAATGTGGCGCGTGGCATAGGCCGCCGAACGGTCCACCTTCGAGGGATCTTTGCCCGAGAAGGCTCCCCCGCCGTGGGCACCCTTGCCGCCGTACGTGTCTACAATGATCTTACGACCCGTCAGGCCCGTATCGCCGTGCGGTCCGCCGATGACGAACTTGCCCGTCGGGTTGATGTGGTACGTGATTTGGTCGTTGAACAATTTACGCAAGGAAGGCTTGAGCTTGGCTTTCACCCGCGGGATCACATAGCCGATGATGTCTTTGCGAATCGTGGCCAGCATCGCTTCGTCGGCCGCAAAATCATCGTGCTGCGTCGAGACCACGATCGTGTCAATACGAATCGGCTTGTTGGTATCCGAATATTCGATCGTCACCTGCGACTTGGCATCGGGACGAAGGTATTTGATGCGCTTGTTCTCGCGACGGATGGCCGCCAGTTCTTCCAGTATCTTGTGCGACAGGTCCAGCGCCAAAGGCATGAAGTTGTCGGTTTCGCGCGTGGCGTAGCCAAACATCATTCCCTGATCACCGGCCCCCTGCGCGTTGGCTTTGCTTTCAAAATCATCGGCCGTTTGGCGGTCTACGCCCTGATTGATGTCGGCCGATTGCTCATGCAGGGCCGACAATACCCCGCAGGAATGGGCTTCAAACATGTATTCGGCTTTGGTGTAGCCGATCTTTGCGATCACATCGCGGGCAATCTGCTGCACATCCAGGTAGGTTTTGGTGTTGACTTCACCGGCCAAAACAACCTGCCCCGTGGTCACCAGGGTTTCGCAGGCCACTTTGGATTTGGGATCAAAGGCCATGAAATGGTCGATGAGTGCATCTGAAATTTGGTCAGCTACTTTATCGGGATGACCTTCCGACACCGATTCTGAAGTGAATAAATAAGACATTGGAAACGAGAATTTACAAAGTATGAGTTACAAAATGTGTTTGTTTTTGATAATTGCCGTGAAGCGGCATTGAGCGTTTTAAACGATTGGGCTCAGGCTGATGGGCAGTGCATCGTTTTGAATTATCCGGCGCAAAAATAGGTTATTTTCAGAGATAAAGAAAAAATGGCGAAATTTGCCGAATAAAGACGTTCTATTTCAGGCATTGGCAATGGTTAAACCGTCTGATATGCATTTATTTACCCAATTTTCACTCGCTTTTTAACAACAAATGGTAAAGATAGGAAACATAGAATTAGGCGAATTCCCGCTGTTATTGGCCCCCATGGAGGATGTATCTGACCCTCCTTTCCGAGCGGTGTGTAAAGAAGGCGGTGCCGACCTGATGTACACTGAGTTTGTGTCGTCGGAAGGCTTGATCCGGGATGCCGCCAAGAGCGTCCAGAAACTGGATATTTTTGAATACGAACGCCCGATCGGCATTCAATTGTTTGGCAGCGATATTGAAACCATGGGTGAATGTGCCCGTATTGCCTCCAATGTACATCCCGATCTCATTGATATCAACTATGGTTGTCCGGTCAAACAGGTGGCCTGCCGTGGTGCCGGTGCGGCCCTGTTGCAGGATATCCCTAAAATGGTCAAAATGACGGAAGCCGTGGTAAAAGCCACGCATTTGCCCGTCACGGTCAAAACACGTTTGGGCTGGGATGAATCTACCAAAAATATACAGGAAGTAGCCGAACGTTTACAGGATATTGGCATAAAGGCACTTACGGTTCATGGACGGACGCGGGTACAGATGTACAAAGGCGATGCCGATTGGACACTGATCGGTCGAATTAAAGAAAATTCACGCATTGATATTCCTATTTTTGGCAACGGCGACATCGACAGCCCCGAAAAAGCCCTCGAATACCGTAATCGTTTTGGCGTAGACGGTATCATGATCGGACGGGCCAGCATTGGGTACCCTTGGATATTTAACGAAATCAAGCATTTTATGCGCACCGGCGAGCATCTATTGCCACCCACAACGGCCGAGCGGGTACGCGTTTGTCGCAAACATTTGGATTTTTCCATCCGCTGGAAAGGGGAACGTACCGGAATCGTGGAGATGCGACGCCATTACGCCTCCTATTTCAAAGGCTTGGACAACTTTAAACCGTTCCGGATGCGGTTGGTGGAAACCATGTCGTATCAGGATATAAACGACATTCTGGAAGAGGTATCCGACGTCTATTCTGTAGAGATGGCATAATTCCGGGTAGGTTTCGGCGTTATAGGCACATATCATCATGGTAAACCCCAACGCTATGCTCCAAGCAGCCCTGTATCGTTTCCAACACCTATGCTCCGTCCTCGTTTTCGGATTGCTTTTATTTACTTACGGCTGCGCCGCTCAGAAGAAAAAAGGAGGTCAGGGAATTACGGGGACGGTGCTTTGGCGCTCGGGAAATTTCATGCCCTCTCCGGACGCAAAAGCAAGCAACGCAAAGGGTACTCCCATTGTGCGTGAGATCCTGATCTACGAATTGACCGCCCTGTCAAAGGCAGAACCCGCCGAACAAGCAGGATTTTACCAAAAAATTAACACCAAACTGATCAAAAAAGTCACCTCCAATTCGTCCGGAAGGTTTACCGTCTCGCTGCCGAAAGGCTATTATTCTCTTTTTGTCAAAGAAGACAAAGGCCTCTATGCCAACCTATTTGATGATACCATGAATATCCATCCCGTTCATATTCAACAGGGACAATGGAAGAAGACCGACATCATCGTTGATTATGCTGCGGTGTATTAACCCTCAGTCCAGACTCAACGCATATACGGCAAACGACGCCAGCCAGTGCTCGCCGCCGTAGCCGCCGTTGGTGATTTGCGGCAACGTGGTATTGATAAATTTCCGGGCACTTCTGAGTAATGAAACACGGCGCGGGTCGTTGGCCGGCAGTGCCTTGGCGATCCCTTTCATACACCACGCCCGGCTCAGCGAAAGGCCGTCCAAATGAACGATCTGCATGTCGTTTCGATCGCTTACTACGGGCATCTTCATCACATTTTGGAGTCCGGCAACGGGCAGAAAAGCGTTAAACCACTTCACAAAAGCTGCTTGCGGCAAAATGCGCCGCATCAGATCGGCCACTTCCAGGCTCGGCGATAAAAAATCCGAGCCGTCGGGCTCCTGAAACGCCGGCGCATTGGTGTTTTTCAGGTAAAAGTCCTTGGCTTTCTGAATGATCTGTGCCTCAAAAGCGGTGTTCCTGACGGTACGGGCGTAATCAAGGGCAAATACCAACCCGAAAGCCGTATTGGGATGAACGCCCGTACGATTGGGGTAGGTTTGTTTGGGCAAAAAAGCCGTCCAGAGTCGGAGCATCTGCTGCGTCAGCGGGCGTAGATTTTGGTGCCATTGCCGTCCCTGCGGGTCATCCCAGGTGGCGAGCTCTTCGTCCAGCTTCAGCAGCCATGCCCAACCGTAAGTACGCTCAAAGGTATTAGCCAACGCATATTTTACAAAATAATCGGCTTCGGCCTGCAGTTTATCAGCGGCGAAACTTTCACTTAACGTTTTACGAATCTGTACTTCTTCAGGCAGGTTTTTAAAGGTTTTCAATAATTTCACCAACATCCAGTGCCCGTGCACCGACGAATGCCAGTCCAGGCAACCGTAAAAAGACGGGTGCAATTCTTTAGGACTCAAGCGTGCATCTTTTTCAGCTTCCAGCGTATGCCCGGTTTTGTTGGGGTATTCAACGTCGATGCAATGAAGCGGCAATTTGGCCAAGAAAGAAGCGCCCGCGGGCGTCAGCTTCAACTGCTCGTTTTGGGTAGTCAGGTAAGGATTCTGCGCCCGGGATGCTGCCATGGTCAATGAGAAAATAAAAAAGAAAAGTGTATACAATTTCATTGGGAAAGGGAATGATCTGAACATATGAAGGGACTAATGTACAAAGAAAGACATCAGCCCTTTACGCTTTAGCATAATTTAGAGTGAATACGAAAAAACTTCAGGGTAAGTGCCCTTCCATACACTGCATCACGTACCGAAGAGTACCGGGTTCAATGGTTCCTTTCGTAGCCTGTCCTACCGCTTTTTTTAAACTATTCGCCCCCGGGAAGTGCATCGCATTTTTCACAAAAACGTCACATTTATACTCTCAGGCATCAAATTTAACCACTTGGTAGTTTTTTTTGACAATCAGAAAAGGTACCTCTAAATTTGAAAATCAAAAAGCACGAACAGTTATTTTTATCGTTATGCCCCCCTTATGCGTTTTTATCAGGGTTCATTATCTGTTTTTTTTCGACAGACCTGACATAGTTCACAGCGCAAAAAGGTATAGATATCAACCATCGGTTTAACAGAGGCTTGACTACTGAATGTAGGATCATTTTTTCAATAAGTACCTTCAACTTAACTAACACGTTTATGAAAAGCAAACATTACCTGCTCCCTTTTTTTTTATGTTTAACTACGAGTCATTGCTTTTGCTCGAATGCCGCGCCGGATAGTGTATCAAAAGCGGGGCCTTCGCATAAATTCGGTACAGCTTTGCGGCTTGGCACCACCCCGGGCTTTGACTTTGCCTATCGAATCAGTCCAAAAATAACCATTCTTTTAGGTTATACTTACTTTAAATACACTGTTAATACGGTAGCAAAAACGGCTGATGAAGGAGTGAAACTTGATGCAGGTATTAAGATGTCAGCGGTTTCAGGACTGGTTGAATATCATCCTTTCCGCAAAAGCAGTTTTAAACTGTTAACGGGAGTTTCTTACATTAATCAGGGGCTGATCTCTGTACTTGTTACGCCTGAAGGCAACTACACTTTCGGGACTACGGTATTTACACCCGAAGAGGTGGGAAATGTAAGCCTTTCGGTTGATTATGGACAATCGGCAGCCCCCTTTGTCGGTATAGGTTTTGGGCGCACTGTTCCGAAACGCCGTGTGGGAATCGGTTTTGAAATGGGGATGTATTATATAAAATCTCCGGTAATCAGCATGTCCGGAAAAGAACGTTTGAGCAGTATGAGTGAGCAACAGGCACAAGTTCAGGAAAACATGAAAGATTGGCGCTATTGGCCGGTAATGAATCTTCGTTTGGCCATTCGACTTGACTGATTTAAACAATTTTAATTTTAATAACTCAATCTTATGAAAAGCTATATTATGTTTTCTTTTCGTCCCGTGATTCCCGTTTTTATTGGGCTTTGTCTGGCGTTTTCCTGTCAAAAATTAAACCCGCTGGAGGGAGTTCAGCTAACAGTAAACACCGACATTTATAAATCTCCCATGATGATTCAATTTGTGGACGGCAGCCCGCAATCGACAAAAATTCCCGAGGGACTGACGGTGTCCATTTCAGGACCCGGAAAAAACCTTGTTGTTGACGATTTGGGGGGGAAAGATTTTACCGTTGCCGGCAATATTCTTACGCTTGTCCTGGACAGAACTGCCAAACCGACCGAAGAAAAACCTATTGTTTTTACCATTTCGGTGTCAGGTCCGGGCTATTTGTCTACCTCCAAAACAATTACGGTTGTAGATGAAGAAAGACCGATCAATTATGTAGTTCCATTGGTTGCGTTAAGTGCACCGCCGGCGGGAGTCACTGCTGCCTCAGGTACCGTCTCATTAAATGGAGGCACCATTGAAGCTCCCGTTGGCAATGGAAAAAACGAAGGTGCCGAACTGACCATTGCTCCGGGGACCCAGGTCAGAGATGCTGCGGGCAACACGATTAATGCCGCAAACGTCAGCACCCGGATAGTGCATTTCGGGACCGACCAAATGACCTCATTGCTGTCGTTTCCCGGAGGGTTTACCCCCCAAAATGTAAATCGCAACGGGACTGTTACAGAAGGTGCGTTTGTAACGGCCGGTTTTGTGGCCATTGATATGCAGGCCGGTGGTAAAGAGGTGAAAAGTTTTTCAAAACCCATTGAAGTAAAAATTGGAATCAGTGATGATTTTGTTAATCCGGATAACAATCAAAAGTTGCAGCCGGGAGACGAAATCCCTACCTGGAGTTATGAAAACTCTACCGGCGAATGGAAAGAAGAAGGCGTAGCTAAAGTATCAAAAAATGCCGACGGAAAGTTAATCGCTACCTTTACCGCCACTCACTTATCTTATTGGAACCTCGATTATTTTTATAATTTAGGCCCTGTGTGCAATAGATATTATACCCAAATAAAAGTAAATTCCAACGTCACATCCTACCAAAGCGGTTACCAAGGTTTTTTATACGCGGGCAATCAGGTGTTGAATGGCTATAATTTTGACGTAACTAATGGCGCTGTTTCTTACATTTTTAATCCTCGTCGGTCAAATATGAGAGTAAAAGTCATGGATATGACCAAATATCCCGCGAAGCCGGTAGGAGAAACTGCGTTGTTCAACCCCTGTGCAGTAACAACGGTGCCGATTAATCTGTCATTGCCGGCTCCTCCGCCCCCCATTACGGTAGACATTAATTTCACCGCTAAATGCAGTGGAAAGGATGTAAATATCAAACCTTCCGCGTGGTTGTTATTATATGAACCAACGGGCGGCTGGTATGGTGGCTACACCTATGAATATATGCAGAGCGGCAAGGCAACCGTAACCGTCAAAGAGGGAAAAGAGTATTTTGTCTATGCGTACACTGCGGGTCAATATTATACAGGCAAAGTTACGTTTACCAAATTTTCCTCAACTGTTCAGTCTGCGGGAGGGGCAGGGGTAAAGGGTCTATCCGGCAGTACAAGCTTTAATGCCGCTTCAAACCGTGTAAAACTCGTCGCTACTTACGTGATCAACGATTGTAAATAAAATATCGGGGTTTCCAACATCGCTGCGGGCGATGTTGGAAACCCCGATATTTATCAAACAGCTCACTTCTATATTCATTGATTACCGCTGATGGTGAATGTATACGCGAGCATCAGCCATTTGCACTTTAGCATAATTCAGACTGACTATGGAAGCGCTATCGTAAAAGTTCCGCTTCATACATACGAAAGGGGGCGACTCTCAATGTGTTTTGCTCACCTGGTGAGGCCGGCATCTTGAAATGGCTATATTTTGCAATGTTGCCCCACAAAAGCCTTTCAGCAAATGGGCGCACACAGGTGCGTACAAAAGCCAAACGTTACCGAACTGTCACAATTCGGTTCAATCTCAGGATCAAGGCCAAAAGGCGAAGTACTCAAAATTCGTCAACCCACAATATAACATACTGTTTCTCAAAACTTTCAAACTTATTTGCTTAGCACTTCCCCGGTTCGTTACGATTGGTGATTTACCAAGGACAAATCAAAATTATTAGGTCGTATTTTTTAAATAAGGAAAACAGGTCAGTGAAACGACTTCCCCCTCTTCTTTGAAAGGATTTTCAACCGCATCGGTAGTCCGATATCTTTTTGAATGCACTCCTGTAATTACTCAAATGTACCAAAAAACTTTTTTCAGCTTCTCCCTTACCGTTCGGCAGTCATGTTAATTTTAAAACGTCTACACAAGTTACTGAGATCGCCGATTGCATAACTCTTCACTGAGTCATGTTAAAAACAGGTCGAGTATCAAGCCATATTTCCGCTCAAATATCCATTAATAGCTGTCAAACCTACAGTTACCCGGACGTCGCTCACTTTCAGCCAATAACTTCATACGGGCTTTTTTTTGCAAACCTGCGTTGATAAAAGCGCCAAAGCCGCTTTGGTTGACGCTCGTATCGGCCGATTGTTTTATCGGCGGCTGATTAAGTTTTAGCTCCCCCACTTTTCACAAGTCGAATACAGCGAACACAACCACAGATAAGGGCCAAAGTACTCCTGCACTCCTGCTCTGATAAAAATTCGATATCCTCAATTATTTCATCTGTAATTCATTTTATAAAATACGACAATATAATTCTTCGTTAGTATGACTTTAGCCATTATTATCTTACTGTATGAATCTTTTCGACCGTCTTTTTCAACACCGTTTTGTTGTACGCACGCTGTGTCTATTGCCGCTCCTGCTGTATGTTTTGTTTTTTCAATCTATTGCGCTCAATGTAAATTACGTAGCCTACGATGACATACATGTGTTACAGATCATTGAGCAATGGCAGCAGGCAAGTCGTTGGCAGGATAAATTGGATTGGCTGACGGTAGGATTTCCCGAACACCGAATTGTTTTTACACGCTTTATGGTGCTGCTGTCTTATTGGCTGACCGGACAGGTCAATCTTAAAACCCTCATGGTCATCAGCAATACATTGTGGATTGGTCAGTTGGGCATTCTGTATTTGATTTTCAAAAAAATCGCTTCTGCTTCTCAGGAGCGTTTTCTTTCGTTTGCCTATTTTATTCCTCTTTGCTGGATTTTGTTGAGCGTTCAGTCCTTTGAAAATATATGTTGGGGAACGAGCTCACTGGGCAACTTCGGGCTGTTGTTCTTTGTCATGCTGGCGGGCTATTTTTACACCTGCTTTCCCCGTACTTCCCGTCTATTCCCGGCCCTTCTTTTTTCCTTTTTTGCCACTTTTACTTACGGCAACGGGTTAGTGACCTTTTTGATCGGCGGCTTTGTGCTTGTTCTCATACGCCGTTGGAAGGCCGCAGGAATCACGGCGGGAGCTTTTGCGGCTACCATGCTGCTGTATGGCCTGACCCGCGCCCACGCTTCGCCAAGGGGACTTAACCTTACCGATCCGAGCAGTTACGGTCATGCACTTACCTGCTTCTTTGCATTCATCGGCTCATCGGTCAATGTGGATGTCTATGCCCCTTCGACCGTTGCCGTTTGGGGTTCAGTCGTTTGGGGAGCAGTATTATTGACCGGTATAGTATTGATTTTATGGAAAGCCATTCGGCTCAAAAACTTCGGGTCGAAGATTCGTCACTTTGAGGTAGTGATCAACCTGAGTGAGGTACAGCTTTTTTCTCTGTTCTTACTGCTTTTTGTGGGCCTGACCGCACTGGGAGTGGTCTACAAACGGGCAGAGAGCGATGGACTCATCGGCATGTTCAAGGGACGGTATCGAATGTATCCCACGTGGTTATTGGTGGTAGGATATCTGCTTCTGATCCATTGGCTCCGTGATACCCAAAAATGGCTTTTGCCCTTAACGGTCGGCCTGAGCGCAATGTTTAACCTGCTGATTTTGTACTATGCCGTGGCGCCGGCGGTCAATAATCGTCGGGCAGCGGTGGTGCAGGAATTTAATTCTATGTATAATGAGGACCTGTTGGGGTTGAAGATGTTTGACATGAAGGGAAAGGATTTCAAACGAATTCAACGCCTGTATCAACCCGATCTATTTTTTGAAGCAACTCCTCAAACGGCAATAGCCAAAGAACCATTTCCACTTGATTCGGTGTATTTTTCAGGGGATATTTTACATATTACCTACAAAAAAGGGTTTATTCTTCCCACTCAAAATTTTGACGACGGTGCTTATGTCATGCTTCAATCTCTTTCGCATACGTACATGGCCGCAGGAATGCAGCAGGCTCTGCCTCTGAAAACATTCATTCGGCGAGGTCGGTACTGGGATCTCGGTTTTACGGCCACCTTTCACCGCGCACCGATCGTCGCAGGCACCTACGATATTTTGGTTTTGCTTCGCGAAAACGGCGTAAATAAACAGTACGATACGGGGAGAAAAATTACTTTTCGGGACTTATTTATGCGCTAAAAGTTCCAATAAATCAGCGCTTTCGAGCAGGTTTTTGATGGGCGAATACGCGTTTTTTTCGGGCGTGGCCTTGACACCGAACAAGGGCTCGCCGTGGCGGCTCAGTACCCCTACCCACTCGCCTTCTTTGGAGTTGTCGGGAAAATGCTGCCACAGATAATCATTCACCCGTTGCCAATGTTTCAGTACGGCCCGATCCTGCAATACCTGATACGCCCGCAACAGTGCCGTGCAGGCTTCCAGCTGTACCCACGCGTATTTATAGTACGCTTCCGGTTCGGATGCCGGAAGGCTTTTTACATCCAGCCAATGAAAATAGCCGCCGTAAACTTCATCCCAGGCGGTATCGGCCAGGTAGGCAACGTGCTGCGCCAGTTGCTGACGTATACGCCGCTTATTAAGCACTTTGGTGAGTTCATAAAAGGCATTGAATGCTTCAAAAACACGCCCGGGATGGATCCTTCGCCCCAACAGGCAGTCAGAATAGCCGCCTTCCGAAAACACATTTTCGAGGAGGATGTTGGCGCGCGGTTCCCAGAAATGCTTAGTCAATTCGTGCAGTAGGGTCTCTCCTTTTTCCCGAAATGCTTTTTCACTCATGAGTTTTTGAGAAGCCGTCAGGGCCTTGGCCAAGGCACTCAACTCGCCGATATTTTTCAGATTTCTGCCCGTAAGAAGCGCCTCAGCACGTTTCTGCAACCCTTTTTCACGACGACGCATGGCCTTGGCCAACGTCTTTTTGGCCGAATCGGCATAGGCTTCTTCGTTGGTTAACGCATGCGCCAAACTCCACGCCGCCACGGCCGCCGCTTCGGCACAGCTATCCGATACCTCCTCTACCCCCCGGCCGGTACTGTCTACGATCTCCCACCAATTTTCTTTGGTATCGGCCCCGAAATGCAGCAAAAAGTCGGCCCCGTGCAGCGCATAGCCGAGATAATCGGCATGTTGGGTCAGTTGGTATAACTTCCCGAACGCCCAAGCCTGCTGCCCGTGCCATTTTATCCATTTATCAAACGAAATGACTTCCCCTTTTCCCGAAAGGACACAGATATAGCCCCCGTGAACCGTATCCAAACTGAACTCCATCCAGAACGGGACGAGTCGCTGAAGCAGGTCTTCACGGTATTGCTTTGCGTAAACGGAAAGATTCATGGGCACAAAAATAGAAAAAGCGCCGAAGAAACAGCGACGCTTTTACGATCGAATGCCCGGTGTGGACGTTAATTATTTGGTTTTAAGCAGGAATCCCAACAACGCATAAAATTCCTTTTCGGGAATGGTATTCCTGAATTGGTCAGGCATCAGGGTGTATTTGGAGGCTTTGTATTCTTTAATATCATTTTTAGCCACCGTAAATTCCTGCCCCGACGGGTTGGCAAATACCATCGTTTGGCCTTCGGTACGGCGATACAGCCCCGTCATGGATTGGCCGTTGTGTAGGGTGATGTTA
Above is a window of Runella slithyformis DSM 19594 DNA encoding:
- a CDS encoding DUF2891 domain-containing protein, encoding MAASRAQNPYLTTQNEQLKLTPAGASFLAKLPLHCIDVEYPNKTGHTLEAEKDARLSPKELHPSFYGCLDWHSSVHGHWMLVKLLKTFKNLPEEVQIRKTLSESFAADKLQAEADYFVKYALANTFERTYGWAWLLKLDEELATWDDPQGRQWHQNLRPLTQQMLRLWTAFLPKQTYPNRTGVHPNTAFGLVFALDYARTVRNTAFEAQIIQKAKDFYLKNTNAPAFQEPDGSDFLSPSLEVADLMRRILPQAAFVKWFNAFLPVAGLQNVMKMPVVSDRNDMQIVHLDGLSLSRAWCMKGIAKALPANDPRRVSLLRSARKFINTTLPQITNGGYGGEHWLASFAVYALSLD
- the metK gene encoding methionine adenosyltransferase, with translation MSYLFTSESVSEGHPDKVADQISDALIDHFMAFDPKSKVACETLVTTGQVVLAGEVNTKTYLDVQQIARDVIAKIGYTKAEYMFEAHSCGVLSALHEQSADINQGVDRQTADDFESKANAQGAGDQGMMFGYATRETDNFMPLALDLSHKILEELAAIRRENKRIKYLRPDAKSQVTIEYSDTNKPIRIDTIVVSTQHDDFAADEAMLATIRKDIIGYVIPRVKAKLKPSLRKLFNDQITYHINPTGKFVIGGPHGDTGLTGRKIIVDTYGGKGAHGGGAFSGKDPSKVDRSAAYATRHIAKNLVAAGVCDEVLVQVSYAIGVAKPCGLYVNTYDTAKVKGENGKKLSDGEIAKLVESVFDLRPYAIEQRLKLRNPIYSETAAYGHMGREPRMVTKVFENAGQRAEVEVELFTWEKLDYVDAVKAAFGL
- a CDS encoding AGE family epimerase/isomerase → MNLSVYAKQYREDLLQRLVPFWMEFSLDTVHGGYICVLSGKGEVISFDKWIKWHGQQAWAFGKLYQLTQHADYLGYALHGADFLLHFGADTKENWWEIVDSTGRGVEEVSDSCAEAAAVAAWSLAHALTNEEAYADSAKKTLAKAMRRREKGLQKRAEALLTGRNLKNIGELSALAKALTASQKLMSEKAFREKGETLLHELTKHFWEPRANILLENVFSEGGYSDCLLGRRIHPGRVFEAFNAFYELTKVLNKRRIRQQLAQHVAYLADTAWDEVYGGYFHWLDVKSLPASEPEAYYKYAWVQLEACTALLRAYQVLQDRAVLKHWQRVNDYLWQHFPDNSKEGEWVGVLSRHGEPLFGVKATPEKNAYSPIKNLLESADLLELLAHK
- the dusB gene encoding tRNA dihydrouridine synthase DusB translates to MVKIGNIELGEFPLLLAPMEDVSDPPFRAVCKEGGADLMYTEFVSSEGLIRDAAKSVQKLDIFEYERPIGIQLFGSDIETMGECARIASNVHPDLIDINYGCPVKQVACRGAGAALLQDIPKMVKMTEAVVKATHLPVTVKTRLGWDESTKNIQEVAERLQDIGIKALTVHGRTRVQMYKGDADWTLIGRIKENSRIDIPIFGNGDIDSPEKALEYRNRFGVDGIMIGRASIGYPWIFNEIKHFMRTGEHLLPPTTAERVRVCRKHLDFSIRWKGERTGIVEMRRHYASYFKGLDNFKPFRMRLVETMSYQDINDILEEVSDVYSVEMA